GGCATTCCGCTCGGCCGTCCCGCCAAGCCGCGAGAGGTGGCGGATCTGATCGCCTTCTTGGTCTCGCCGCGCGCGGCTTCGATCACGGGCACCGAGCACGTGATCGATGGCGGCACGGTTCCAACCGTCTAAGGGTTCGCTCGCCATGCATGAAGATGCCGAGCCAGCCTTCGTTCCACGGTATCTCGGCCCAGGGCACCGTTGTTCTAGTGGGGCGGTGCAATCAGGTGCTCGACCCGTGGCCGCTCGGTGCCACGGTGAAAACGCACTACCAATGCCTGCAAGTCGGCATCGGCCATCGAGACACGCCGGTGCTGCCGCTGGTGTTCAAGCCACGAGGCCACCAGGAAATGCTCCAGGAAGCGTCCCGGGCGGTCCGTGTCCTCGTAGATGCCCCACAGGAATGCGCCGTCGCGAAGCCGCTCGGATTTGAACTCGCGCACGGCCGCGAGAAACGCCTCGATGTCGCCAGGCGAAACCAGGTACTCGACGGTGATGAGCACGGGCCCGCGGTCCGCTTCAAGACTGGTCAGCATGGCCGGTGCGACGGTCGGATCGGGCCAGTGCATCGAGGGCGTCAGGTCCGCCTCTCCAGCAGGCAAGGGCTTCAAGAAGCCGAGAACCAGGCTCAGCATGCCGGTCAAGGTCGCCATCGAGAGCGACACCGCCACGCTCGCGGCGTCCGCCACGGCACCCCAAAGCAGACTGCCGATCGACATCGCGCCGTAGAACACGGTCAGGTAGACGGCAAGGCCGCGGCCGCGAACCCAGTCGGGCAGTGCTGTCTGTGCCGACACATTGACGGTCGTCAGCACCGCGATCCAGGCGGCGCCTGCGAGCGCCATCGCGACAGCAGCGATCAAGGGGTTCTTGACGAAGGCCAGCGTGAGCAGGACACCTGCCGCGGCCGCCATGCCGAGACGCATGACGCCCTCGCTGCCTATCTTGCTTCGCAGCTTCGGCAGCGCCACAGCGCCAACGACCGCGCCTGCGCCCACGCAGGCCAGCAACACGCCGTAGTAGCCGGGGCCTCCGCCGAGTTGCCGGCGCGCGATCACCGGAAGGAGCGCCCAAAGCGCGCTGGCATAGATGAAGAAGGAAGCCGCTCGCAGCAAAGTGCGTTGCAGCGGCACCGAATGCAACGCGTATCGAATCCCTGCACGCATGGCCGGCAGCAAGCTCTCCGGTGGACCGCTGGAAGCGCGTGCCGATGCGCCCTTCCACCACCAGAACGCACCGAACAAAACGGCGTAGCTCAACGCATCGAGAAAGAAGGTGATGGCGACGCCCGATACCGCGATCAGCACACCCGCAATCGCCGGCCCGGTCGCTCGTGCGACGTTGAACCCGAGGCCGTTCAGCGCCACGGCGGTGCGCAGTTGAGCCCTCGGCACCAGCAGCGGCGTCAAGGACTGCTGCATCGGCTGCACCAGGGCAGCGAAGACGCCTGCCAGCAGCAACGAACCCACGAGCAGAACCGGCGTCATTCCTCCGCTTGCGGCGACCACGCCCATGAAGCAGGCGACAGCAGCCAGCAACGCGTTGAGCCAAAGCAGCGATCTTCGCCGGTCGACGATATCGGCCAACGCTCCTGCAGGCAAGGACAGAAGAAAGATCGGCAGCGACGTTGCCACCTGCACCAGCGCAACGTAGGTCACGGATGGAGAAAGCGACGTCATCAGCCACCCTGCGCCGACGTCGCGCATCCAGGTGCCCATCGCGCCCGTGAGGCTTGCCGTCCACACAACGGCAAACGTTCGGGTGCGCAGGGGCGCCCATGGCGACCGAGTCTCCACAGCATCAGGATTTGCGGCAGCCTTCATCAGCGTCGTCGATACCCAGCCGGCGGAGCCTGCCTGAGGCATGCGTTCCGGATGGCTCTCGTTCGGCCAGGAAAAGTCCCCGCCATATGGCCGATGCGAGATCGCAGATTTCCCTAGAGTTCTTCGCATCGATGAGCCGGAGTGCGCGCGTCGACAGAGCTCTCCCGTATGGCGGAGTGCGCCGGGTGCACGAAAGGGAGTCCCATCCGATCCGGCGCGATCCCAGAATGACTCTTGCAGACGCAAGCATGGAGAGTCACATGGATCGCCTGAAAGCCCTCGAGGTGTTCAAGTCGATCGTCGAGCACGGCAGCTTCGTCAAGGGGGCGGAGGCGCTTGGCATCTCACGCTCGGTCGCGACGCGCGCGGTGCAGGACCTGGAGGCGCACCTGCGGGTCAGACTGTTGCAGCGCACGACGCGTCGCATTGCGCTGACGGTCGTGGGTCACAACGTTCTCGAGCAAGCATGTGGACTCATCGACCAATTCCGCGCGATGGAGGCGATGAGCAGCCTGAGCGGGACGGAGGTGGCGGGCTCCGTCCGACTCGTGGCGCCGGCGTCCTATGGCCGTCAGATGCTGGGCCCGGCGCTTGCGGACTTCCGATCCACCTACCCCGGGGTCTCGGTGGACCTGCGCCTGGTCGACGACTGCGTCGACGTGATCGACGATGAAGCCGATCTGTCCATCTGTGTAGGGCGCGGACTGCGACTGTCCTTGATCGCGCGCAAGATCGGTGTCGCGCGCCTCGGGTTGTATGCATCGTCGTCCTACCTCGTGAGGAACGGTGCGCCAGAGCATCCTTTCGATTTGCAGCGCCATGACTGCCTGACCTGTCACGGCATCCCCCACTGGCAGTTCAAGCACCGCCACACGCAGGAAACACATGCAGCGTCACCCCGCGGAGTGCTCAATTCGAACAGCGTCGACACCTTGATCGCCGCAGCCATCCACGGTGCCGGCATCGTCCTGCTGCCCTGCTTCCTCGCTGATCGCTTCGTGGATGCCGGCGAATTGCAGTCCATCCTCGAGGGCTGGCAGGCAGCATCGCTCGACGTCCATCTCGCCTACAGCTCCCGGCAGCACCAGCCGCTGCGAGTGCGCAAGCTCATCGACCACTTGTCCGACGCCATATCGTCGTTGGACGATGCTGCGTCATCACTCAGCGATCCGCACCGCAGCAAGGCTGCGATCCGCTTGTCGCACTCCGGCTCGGTCGCGGGGCTAGGCGTTGGACGCGGCGAACGCATCAGCCCTCGCTCGAGCGACGGTGCTCGTCAGGGATCGGGCTGACGACGGGTCGGCCCAACTCATGACCGACGACGACACGTGCAAACAGATAGTCGTTCCGTCCCCGCTCGCTCAAGCGGTTCATGTCCACGGCCCCGGACTCGTCGCAAGGGAAGACGTAGCCCCGCCCCTGAACGGACAACGAGGCGTAGCGAAGCTCATAGCTCCCTGCGTCCATCGCCTTCTCCTTCGCATCGGGCCGCCACGCAGCCCTCCAACCAACAGTAGGCGTCTGCGTTGCCGCATGCGTCGGGCAGTCGTTTCATGACACGCTGGCCCGGCTGGTGGACCTGGGCGGCGCTCAGTCGCCGCGTGGAAGCGTCTCCCCTCGGAGGCATTCCGAAGCGACCCTTGCGAGTCTTCGACGGTCGGGTAGCCACCGAAAGAATGGTCCGGCCTGCGCAACTTCCGCCAGGCGTGGCCCCTTGGAGGAATGGACATGCTCAACCTGACCTCGCTCGGTGTGGTTCACACCGCCTTCAGCCTCGTCGCCGTGCTCGCCGGCCTGTACGCAATGGTCCGGTACAGGCAGATCCTTCCGGCCACGACGTCGGGACGCGTCTATGTGATCACCACAGTGATCACGTGCCTCACGGGCTTCGGAATCTTCCAGCACGGCGGGTTCGGGCCGCCCCACGTTCTCGGCGTCCTTGCGCTGATCGCGCTGATCGTGGGCGCCGCAGCCGGCACGCGACTGGTCGGCCGGGCATCGCGTCTTGTCCAGACCATCGCCTACTCCACCAGCTTCTTCTTCCACTGGGTCCCCGGCATCATCGAGACGACCACGCGGCTTCCGGCTGGCGCGCCGATCTTTGCCAGCCAGGAAGCGACCGGGCTGCAAGTCGTGCTCGGTGTGGTGTTCGCGTTGTTCGTGGGGGGCGTGACGCTGCAGGTGCGTTCCCTGCGGCGCGAGCAGGTACCGATTTCGCCATACGGACGATCCGACTCCAGCAAGCTCGCGGCGCCGCGCTGATCGCTCGGCGGCGGCTCCGCTCAGGTGCGCGTGACGGACGCGCCCCCGTCGATCAGGGAGGCCGTCCCGGAGACGAACGACGAGTCGTCCGAGGCGAGGTAGAGCACCGAGCGAGCCACCTCCTCCGGCGCCGCGACGCGCTTCAGCGCATGCAGGTTCGTGACGAAGGCCTGTGCCTCGGCCGTGTCGTTCACCCCGCGGTACATCGGCGTGTCGACCGCGCCGGGAAGAATCGTGTTGACACGGATGCCTTGTGGGCCGTATTCGGCGGCGAGCGCCTGCATCAATCCGATGAGGCCGGCCTTGCTGGCGGCATAGGCCGCGACGCCCGGGAAGGCGAAGCTGTACCCCACGAAAGTTCCGGTGAAGATGATCGATCCGCTGCGTTGCTTCAGCATCTGCGGAAGCTGATGCTTGACGCCGAGGAACACGCTGGTGAGATTGCTGACGAGCGCTTCGGACCAGCCTGCCTCCGAGATGTCCGTCGTTGGCCCCGACTCTCCGATGGTTCCTGCGTTGTTGAATGCGATGTCGAGGCGGCCGAAGCGGGACACGGCCAGCGCTGCGAGCGCCTGTGCGAACGGCTCGGACCGCACGTCGCCGGCGAGCGCAGCGGCCTCGCCGTCTTCCGCTTCGATCTCGCCGACCAGCCGGTCGAGCTCGGCACTCCGGCGCGCGGCGACCACGACCTTGGCACCCTCGGCGGCGAAGAGCTTGGCGGTGGCGCGGCCGATGCCCGAGCTGGCACCCGTCACGATGGCCACTTTTCCTGTCAGACGCTTCATGGCTGCTCCTTGAAAGTTGGGATCAGGACATCGCCTCGAGCACGGGCTCGTCCGCCGTGCGCCTCGTTTCCCGGGACCCGGACGCGAAACTGCTCGGCGGGTCCTCCGGAGTCGCCAGCAGGCCACGCCGTTCCGCCACGGCCGCCACCTGGGTTCGGCTGCTCGCCTCGAGCTTCTGGAAGATCGCCTTGAGATGCGTCTTGACCGTGCCGATCGCGATATCGAGGCGCTTGGCGATCGTCTTGTTGCCGTACCCCTCGACGACCAGGCGCAGCACGTCTGTCTCGCGAGCCGTCAACAACTCGCAAGCCACGCTGTCGGCCAAGCGACGCGCCGCAACTGCGCCGACGTAGCGCACCCCGCGGTGAAGGGTTCGCACCGCATCGACGAGATCGTCGACGCCGCAGCCGAGAATGAGGTAGCCGCGGACACCATGCTCGAGCGCGTAGCGGATCTCGCGCTCGCTGTCGCGGTGCGTCACCACCAGCACGTTGAGGCTCGGTGCGTGCGGTACGGACTGGCGGGCGCGGGCGCTCGCGATCAGTGCAAGGCCGTTTTCGTAGTCGGCCACGACCACATCCGGGCGGCCGTCGCCGGGCCGCAGCGGGGTATCGCAGGCACATGGCCCTGGGCTCACGAGGTCGACATCCGGCTGTTCACGCAAAGTCGCTGACAGCCCGTTCGACACCAGCGCATCGCGGTACAGCACGAGAACCCTGATCGCTTCGACGGGAACCATGGCAGACCTCCGCTTTGCCACGGACCTCGATGCGGGTCCGCGCTGAAGGCAATCTTGGTTCGCTCAGCGTCGATGCGCGAGTAAATCGATGTGAATCCGCGTCAAGCGGTACGCAGCGTCTCGAGCAACGCCGCCGCGGCGCGCAAGTCGGCGGTCGTGAACCCTTCGGTGAAACGGGCCACCACCGGCTCGAGCGCGGCCAGCGACTCGGAACCGCGCCCGAGATCGCGCCACAGTGCGGCCAGGCTCGTCACCGCGCGCAGCTCCCATGCGAGCGCCCCCTGCTGGCGTGCCATGGCCCGTGCGCGCTGGAAGAGGCTCTCCGCCGCGACGCTGGCGCCCGACGAACGACCGCGTAGGATCATTTCGCCACGCGCACGCAGGATCTCGGGCGCGCACCAGCCGCCACCGCCGTTCCCCGCACGGGTTGCCGCGTCGCGAGTGACGAAGGCCGCATGCGCGCTGATCAAATGATCGAGCTGCAGCGTATTCGCCGCCTCTTCGGCGATGACCTCCCGCCGACGCGATTCGAGAGGCTGCGCTTGCGCCTCGAGCACGCGGCGCCACGGCATGCCCGCAGCCGCCGGGGACCATCCGCCCTTCATCGCGTGGTTGCTGTACTCCTCCTCCAGGCGGGTGATCCATCGTTCCGCCGCCGGCGTGTCGCCGCGCCACAGGGCGACCGGGCATGCGGCCAGCGAGAGCGCCTGGCACAGTGCGGACGGACTGTCGGCCATCGCATGGTCGAGCGCCTGCTCGACCATGATCGCGGCCTCGTCCGCCAAGCCTTCGAGCCAGAGAGATCGGCTCAGCACGATTCGCATCGAGACGCTGTGATCGATCATGCCCGCCGGCCCCAGCCAACCGCGGGGCATCGGATGGCTGAGCACACGCTCGGCAAGGGCCCGCGCCCTGCCGTGGTCGCCGGCAAAGTGGCACGCCTGGGCGGCGAAGCGGTCGGCGACGAGCATCGTCAGCGGCTCTCGCGACCGTCGAGCCGCCGACTGGAGGCGCTCGGCGTTGGCGGTGGCACGTTCGTAGCTGCCCGACGCGAGGGCGTCGACCGTCAATCCCATCAGAACGTCGGCCTCGAGACGCGCTTCACCACTCTGCTCGGCCAACTGAAGCGCCACGCTCAACGCCTCCCCTGCTCGGCCGCGGCGCAGAAGTCGGAAGGCTGCCGATCCGATGTGCAGGGAGATTTCGAGCTCCGGCGGCGTGTCCGGCAGTGTCGCCACGGCCTTCAAGGCCCGCTCGATGGCTTCGGAGTCCTCGAAGGGGTTCATCTGCATGGCCAGCGGCCACACGGTGGCCACGAGCGATGAGCCGATGTAGGGACTGCCTTGCTGCGAGAAGGCCCACGCCAGCGCCGAACGGATGTCCTCGACCGCCCATCCGTATTCCGCCAGCCACTGGCGCTTGGTCGCCGCAGCGGGCCACGCCAAGGAGGCTCGACGCATCAACGCCAGAACCAGTTCAGCGTGCCGGGCAGCCACGATCGCGTGCTCGCCAGTGGATACGAGCCTTTCCAGCGCATAGGTGCGCGCCAGCTCCAGCAGTCGAAAGCAGACGGTGTCCCCGCCGGCGTCGCTGATGGCCAGCGACTTGTCGGCCAGGTCCATGATGCAGTCGAAGACACGGTCTGGCGTCAGCGACTCGTCCGCGCCGACCGTCCGAACCAGTTCCAATGCGGCATCGAGCGTGAAGCGTCCCTTGAAGATCGACAGCTGCCGCAGGATCGAACGCTCCTGATCGGTGAGCAGCTCGTAGCTCCAGTCCAGCATGACGCCCAGGGACTTGTGGCGGGCGACTACCGAGCGCTGGCCCTTCAGCTGAAGCACATGGGCGTCGAGCTGACGCGCCAGGCCGCGCACGCCGAACAGATCCACGCGGGCGGCCGCCAATTCGATCGCGAGCGGATTGCCATCCAGCCGGTGGCAAAGCTGGCCCACGAGGGGAGCGTCTTCGTCGGACAGCTCGAAGCCGTCGACGGCCGACAAGGCGCGGTCGACAAACAACTGGACCGCCGGATAGGCCAATGCCTGGCATGCGGTGATCCGCTCATCTGCCGCCGGCATCCCGAGCGCCGGAAGGCGATGCAGCCATTCGCCTTCGGCGCGCAGCGGCTCGCGGCTCGTTGCGAGCACATGCAGGCCAGGTGAGAGCTTCAGCAACTGCTCGACCAGAGGAACCACGGCATCGACGACGTGCTCGCAGTTGTCGAGGACAGCCAGCACCTTCTTGTTGCGCAGGGCGCTCGACAAGCAGGCCACGATATCGTCCTCCGGAGGCGACAGCCCGAAGCCGAACGCCATCGCGTTCGGCACGAGGCGATCATGCGCGACCGGCGCGAGGTCGATGAAGTAGACGCCGTCGGCGTAGCGGCCCGAGCAAGCCTCGGCGACCGCGAGCGACACCGTCGTCTTGCCGATGCCGCCCGGTCCGACGATGGTGACGAATCGGCGTGACTCGAGCTGCGAGGCAAGCTTCGGGACGACTTCGTCGCGCCCGATCATTCGCGTGAGCCGCACCGGCAGGCCGCGGGGTGCCTCGGCTGAAGGTTCACGCGGGACATCCTGGTCCTGCACCGGCACCCGGGACACCGGCGCGACGAAGCAATAGCCGCGTCCAGGCTGATTGATGATGTAGCGGGCGCCTGCATGCCCGTCTCCGAGCGCCTTGCGCAACGCCGAAATGTGCGCCCGCAAGCTGGTTTCCTCGACGATGGTCTTGGGCCATACGCAGGCGTCGAGCTCTTCCCGGCTGACCACTTCGCCCGCTCGTTCCACCAGTGCCGTCAGCAGGTCGAGTGCACGGCCGCCCAGGCGCACCGGCACGCCGTCATCCAGCAGCAATCTCTCCGCCCGCAACAACTTGAACGGGCCGAAGGCCAGCGCATGCTGGGACGGATGTCGTTTCGCCGCCGATTCGAGCATGTCCACCCCGGCGTTCCCGATTCGCTTGTCCTTCGCGAGCAGCGGCCGCCGTTGGCCGCTGGAGACTGACCATTATCGTGAAAGCTCAGCGCGCGTGAATTGGCGTGAATCGTGCACCGCGTGACCTTCGTGCCGCATCGTTTGCGACTATGGTTGTCTTGTTCGCGGCGGTCCGATCCGAGGAGGCAGCATGCTCCAGCGTGTAGTCGATGAAGCGGCGATCGCCGGCCGCATGGACCGGCTGCCCTTGACGGCCATGCACGTCTGGGCCCTCGGGCTGTGCGCACTCGGGTTTGCCTTCGACCTGCTCGAGATCGGCCTGGGCAGCGCGCTGGCGCCGGTCTTCTCCACGCCGCCCCACAGCGCACGGACCGACCAACTGTCGCTGCTGCTGGCCGCTGTCTACCTGGGCGCGGTGGTCGGTGCCCCGTTGCTGGGTTGGGTGGCCGACCGGTACGGC
The Piscinibacter sp. XHJ-5 DNA segment above includes these coding regions:
- a CDS encoding MFS transporter encodes the protein MPQAGSAGWVSTTLMKAAANPDAVETRSPWAPLRTRTFAVVWTASLTGAMGTWMRDVGAGWLMTSLSPSVTYVALVQVATSLPIFLLSLPAGALADIVDRRRSLLWLNALLAAVACFMGVVAASGGMTPVLLVGSLLLAGVFAALVQPMQQSLTPLLVPRAQLRTAVALNGLGFNVARATGPAIAGVLIAVSGVAITFFLDALSYAVLFGAFWWWKGASARASSGPPESLLPAMRAGIRYALHSVPLQRTLLRAASFFIYASALWALLPVIARRQLGGGPGYYGVLLACVGAGAVVGAVALPKLRSKIGSEGVMRLGMAAAAGVLLTLAFVKNPLIAAVAMALAGAAWIAVLTTVNVSAQTALPDWVRGRGLAVYLTVFYGAMSIGSLLWGAVADAASVAVSLSMATLTGMLSLVLGFLKPLPAGEADLTPSMHWPDPTVAPAMLTSLEADRGPVLITVEYLVSPGDIEAFLAAVREFKSERLRDGAFLWGIYEDTDRPGRFLEHFLVASWLEHQRQHRRVSMADADLQALVVRFHRGTERPRVEHLIAPPH
- a CDS encoding SDR family oxidoreductase, producing the protein MKRLTGKVAIVTGASSGIGRATAKLFAAEGAKVVVAARRSAELDRLVGEIEAEDGEAAALAGDVRSEPFAQALAALAVSRFGRLDIAFNNAGTIGESGPTTDISEAGWSEALVSNLTSVFLGVKHQLPQMLKQRSGSIIFTGTFVGYSFAFPGVAAYAASKAGLIGLMQALAAEYGPQGIRVNTILPGAVDTPMYRGVNDTAEAQAFVTNLHALKRVAAPEEVARSVLYLASDDSSFVSGTASLIDGGASVTRT
- a CDS encoding response regulator transcription factor, whose protein sequence is MVPVEAIRVLVLYRDALVSNGLSATLREQPDVDLVSPGPCACDTPLRPGDGRPDVVVADYENGLALIASARARQSVPHAPSLNVLVVTHRDSEREIRYALEHGVRGYLILGCGVDDLVDAVRTLHRGVRYVGAVAARRLADSVACELLTARETDVLRLVVEGYGNKTIAKRLDIAIGTVKTHLKAIFQKLEASSRTQVAAVAERRGLLATPEDPPSSFASGSRETRRTADEPVLEAMS
- a CDS encoding LysR family transcriptional regulator, translated to MDRLKALEVFKSIVEHGSFVKGAEALGISRSVATRAVQDLEAHLRVRLLQRTTRRIALTVVGHNVLEQACGLIDQFRAMEAMSSLSGTEVAGSVRLVAPASYGRQMLGPALADFRSTYPGVSVDLRLVDDCVDVIDDEADLSICVGRGLRLSLIARKIGVARLGLYASSSYLVRNGAPEHPFDLQRHDCLTCHGIPHWQFKHRHTQETHAASPRGVLNSNSVDTLIAAAIHGAGIVLLPCFLADRFVDAGELQSILEGWQAASLDVHLAYSSRQHQPLRVRKLIDHLSDAISSLDDAASSLSDPHRSKAAIRLSHSGSVAGLGVGRGERISPRSSDGARQGSG